A single region of the Pararhodospirillum photometricum DSM 122 genome encodes:
- a CDS encoding RrF2 family transcriptional regulator gives MIRLSKKMLFAIEAVLDIAYHAGGEPVQSREITRRQGIPRRYLEQTLQHLVRNGILTGVRGPRGGYRLARERRRITVGEIVRVVGDLEASEELATDLPGSELGLFVVRPLWNELRDQLMDRLDSLTVDDLCTRAFQGGITSEAEKNLDFTI, from the coding sequence ATGATCCGGCTGTCGAAGAAGATGCTCTTCGCCATTGAGGCGGTGCTCGATATCGCCTATCACGCGGGGGGCGAACCGGTGCAAAGCCGGGAAATCACCCGGCGCCAGGGCATTCCCCGGCGCTACCTGGAGCAAACGCTGCAACATCTGGTGCGCAACGGTATCCTGACCGGCGTGCGCGGCCCGCGCGGCGGCTACCGGCTAGCGCGCGAACGCCGGCGCATTACCGTGGGCGAAATCGTGCGGGTGGTGGGCGACCTGGAAGCGTCCGAGGAGTTGGCGACCGATCTGCCGGGCTCCGAGCTGGGCCTGTTCGTGGTGCGTCCGTTGTGGAACGAGCTACGCGATCAGTTGATGGATCGCCTGGACAGCCTGACTGTGGACGACTTGTGCACCCGGGCGTTCCAAGGCGGGATCACCAGCGAAGCCGAGAAAAACCTCGACTTTACCATCTAA
- the coaBC gene encoding bifunctional phosphopantothenoylcysteine decarboxylase/phosphopantothenate--cysteine ligase CoaBC gives MESRDVNGSRILLIIAGGIAAYKSLDLIRRLRERGARVRCVLTPAAARFITPLSVAALSGERVHEDLFDPEAEAAMDHIRLSRDADLVVVAPATADLMARMAAGLANDLASAVLLASAAPVLIAPAMNPLMWTHPATQANLALLESRGIRRVGPARGDTACGEEGLGRMVEIPVLVDAIATALGREPLPASDAAQWPLSGRHALVTSGPTHEPIDPVRYIGNRSSGRQGHAIAAALAHLGARVTLVSGPVSLPDPRGVQVVKVATAREMLAACQSALPADVAVCAAAVADWGIANPAPAKIKKGPSGDEAPPVLSLVPNPDILATLAAPGPRRPALVVGFAAETDALLPHARAKHQRKGCDWILANDVAGGGVFGADKNTVHLLTSSGTEDWPTMDKEAVASRLAERIAQTLADLSARKAAP, from the coding sequence ATGGAGTCCCGGGACGTGAACGGCAGTCGCATTCTACTGATCATCGCAGGCGGTATCGCAGCCTACAAATCGCTGGATCTGATTCGACGCCTGCGGGAACGAGGGGCCCGGGTTCGCTGTGTGCTGACCCCGGCGGCGGCCCGTTTTATCACGCCCTTGTCGGTGGCCGCCCTGTCGGGCGAGCGCGTGCACGAAGACCTGTTCGATCCCGAGGCGGAAGCGGCCATGGACCATATCCGGCTGTCGCGCGATGCCGATCTGGTGGTCGTGGCCCCGGCCACCGCCGACCTGATGGCACGCATGGCGGCGGGCTTGGCCAACGATTTGGCCTCGGCGGTGCTGCTGGCCTCGGCGGCGCCGGTGTTGATCGCCCCGGCGATGAACCCCTTGATGTGGACCCATCCGGCGACACAGGCCAACCTCGCTCTCCTGGAATCGCGCGGCATCCGGCGGGTCGGGCCGGCACGCGGCGATACGGCCTGCGGCGAGGAAGGGCTGGGCCGCATGGTTGAAATCCCGGTGTTGGTCGATGCCATTGCCACCGCGTTGGGGCGAGAGCCGCTGCCAGCCTCCGATGCCGCGCAGTGGCCGCTCAGTGGCCGTCATGCCCTGGTCACCAGCGGCCCGACCCACGAGCCCATCGACCCGGTGCGCTACATCGGCAACCGCTCCTCTGGGCGCCAGGGGCACGCCATTGCCGCCGCGCTGGCCCACTTGGGGGCGCGGGTTACCTTGGTGAGCGGCCCGGTCAGCCTACCCGACCCGCGCGGGGTCCAGGTGGTCAAGGTCGCGACGGCGCGCGAGATGCTAGCGGCCTGTCAGTCGGCCCTACCGGCCGACGTGGCCGTGTGCGCGGCGGCGGTCGCCGACTGGGGGATTGCCAATCCGGCCCCGGCCAAAATCAAGAAGGGTCCCTCGGGAGACGAGGCGCCGCCGGTTCTGAGCTTGGTGCCCAACCCCGACATCCTGGCCACCCTGGCCGCCCCCGGCCCACGCCGGCCGGCCCTGGTGGTGGGCTTCGCCGCTGAAACCGATGCCTTGCTGCCCCATGCCCGGGCCAAGCACCAGCGCAAGGGATGCGACTGGATCCTGGCCAACGACGTGGCCGGCGGCGGGGTGTTCGGCGCCGACAAGAATACCGTTCATCTTCTCACGTCCTCGGGCACCGAGGACTGGCCGACCATGGACAAGGAAGCGGTCGCCTCCCGGTTGGCGGAGCGTATCGCCCAGACCCTGGCCGACCTTTCAGCACGGAAGGCGGCCCCATGA